The sequence ACGGGCGCGGAGGCGCAGGAGCTCGGGGACGGTTACTGGATCGCGTCCGTGCGCGCCGAGAATGGAACGAAGCGGGAGGTGACCGTGCGCCTCGGCAAGCAAGGGCCCGACACGCGCTTCGCCATTCGCGCCGACTCGACGGGGACCAACTGGAAGTGGACCTTGTTCGTCATCCTGATCTCCATCCTCACGCTCGGCTTCGGCATCCTCTTCTTCATCCCGTCGATGCAGAGGCGACTTCGCACGGAGCAGCGCGAACGAGACCTCCTCGTCCACAAGACGTTTCGCGCGATCGAAGACGCCGTCGCGGAGCAAGGCGCCTCGCCCGGCTACCGCATCGCCCCGGGCGCCGGCGCGGCAGAGCCGGACGCACTCGCCGAAGAAGCCACCGACGAATCGGTCGACGGACGCCGTCAAAGGACATCCTAGGTAGCCTTAAGCACGAGCCGCACCGACGCTGGGACCCACGACCGCCCCCGTCCCCGGCGAGTCGATTTGGTCGATTTCTTGTTGAAAGTGACTTTCATTAACGATAAGGAGCCGCATGTTCGCTCGAACCTCGCTCGCTTCGCTCCTCCTCGTCCTCGTCGCCTGTAGCTCGCCGTCGTCGCCGACGGTGGAAGGCGAGACCCCTGCCGACGAAACGCCGGCCGACACGGAAGGGGGCCGGAAGTCCCCCGGCAGCACGTCGAAAGGATCGTCCGGCTCGAGCGCGAACGGGGACAAACCGAAGGGGTCGCTCGAGACCGTGCAGGCGGTCGAGGTCTTCGGCGGCAGCCTCGCGAAGGACGTCCCGGTCGTCGAGCTGAGCACGTTGCTGCGCGAGGCGATGAAGTCGCCCGACCAGTACCGCGACAAGACGATCGAGACGACCGGCAAGGTGCGTGCAAACTGCACGAAGAAGGGCTGCTGGATGGAAGTGCGCCCCGCCGACCGCGTCGACGGCGACGCGATCACCGTGCGGTTCAAGGACTATGGCTTCTTCGTGCCGCTCGACTCGCGCGGTCACGAGGTGCGGATCCAAGGCACGATCAGGGTCGAGATCATGAGCCCCGCCGCCGTCGCCGAGGCCGAGGCCGAAGGCGCGACCGTGCCGAACAAGAACCCCGACGGCTCCGCGAACGTCGCGACGTTCACCGCGACCGGCGTCGAGATGCGCGGTCGTATCTGAGCGAACGGACGGAAACCGGAACCGATGCTCCACGCTACCCGTCGCTCTCTCCGCTCGTTCCTGCCGCTCGCCCTCTCGGCGACGGCGCTCGCAAGCGTCGCCGCGCTCTCGCAAGGCTGCGGTGCACCGGCCGCCGGCTCGACCGACGGCGAAGGCTCCGACGTGTCGTTCAACACGCAAGCGGACGCAGGTCAGGACGCGAGCCAGGACGCGGGAGCGGCGGAGGCCGCCCTCGTCTTCAGCCAAGTCTTCGCCGGCGGCGGTATGGAGGGCGCGCCCTTCAAGCGTGACTTCATCGAGCTCTTCAACCGGTCGACGAAGGCGCAGACCCTCGGCGGGCTCTCGCTCCAGTTCGCGAGCGGCACCGGCGAGTTTCCGGCGACGACCGACGGCGGCGCGCCCGTCGCGCGCCTCGCGCTCCCCGCGAGCGTCGAGGTGCCGCCCGGCGGCTACGTCTCCATCGCGCTCGGCGGCGACTCGATCGGAGCAGAGGCTGGAACGGGCGCCGACTTCGCCTTCAACCTCGCCGTCGCGCTGACGCCGACCGCGATCAACCTCTCCGTCACCTCCGGCAAGATCGCGCTCGTTCGGGGGAACGAACCTCTCGCCTGCGGGACGGCGGAGAAGCGATGCGCGACCGAGCGCGTCGTCGACATGATCGGCTGGGGCGGCGAGGAGGTCTCCGACCACGAGGGCGGACAGCCGATGGCCGCGCTGTCGGCGTCGACCGCGGCGCGTCGCGCGGGCAACGGCTGCGTCGACACGAACGACAACGGCGCCGACTTCGCCGCCGCGGCGCCGGAGCCCCGCAACGCCGAGAGCGATCCGGACTATTGCGGCGCAAGCGCGCCGGAGCCGACCGGCGACGAAGACCCGACGCTCCAGGGCCTCGTCATCAGTCAGGTCTTCGGCGGCGGTGGGCTGCCGGGCTCCCCTTACAAACGCGACTACGTGGAGGTCTTCAACGCGTCGGCCGAGCCGCGCGTGCTCACCGGCCTCTCGCTCCAGTACGCGGCGAAGCGATCGCTCTTCGTGCCGGTCACGAACGCGCAAGGCAGCACCAGCTCGGTCATCACGTTCCCCGCGGCGAAGGACGGCAAGGACATCGTCCTCGCGCCCGGCGCCTACTTCCTCGTCGTCATCGGCGGTCGAGACGACGGCGACGGCGACGAGCTCGAAGGCAACATGGTCGTGAAGGCCGGGCCGAGCGCGCTCGACCTCGACGGCCGCGCGGGGAAGATCGCGCTCGTGCGCGGGGCCGAGCCGCTCCGTTGCGGCACCGCCGCGCGCCGCTGCGCTCGCGACCGGATCGTCGATCTCGTGGGATACGGCGACGGCGCCTCCGACTACGAAGGCACCGGCGCGGCGCCGGACCTCGCCGACATCAAGGCCGCCGTCCGCCGCGAGAACGGCTGCGGCGACGACGCGGACAACGCGAGCGACTTCGTCGCCGGCACGCCGGCGCCGCGCAACACGCTCACCGACGCGCGGCCCTGCGGCGTCACGCCGACGGCCACGCCCATCGACGACGCGGAGCCGGAGTCCGAGGACGAGGAGGAAGCGGACGACGCTCCTCGCGTGAAGAAGCCCGCGCCGAAGGCCCCGCTCGCGGAGAGCACCCCGGCGGCGACGTCTTGCTCGATCGCGCACGGTCCTGCTCGCGGCGGGCTCATGCTCGAGGTCGTCGCGGTGGGCCTCGCCCTCCTTCCGCTGAGGCGACGCCGCGCCAGGGACTGAAGGATTCCCGCGGCGCGCCGTTCCGGGAATCGATGCAGCTCGCCGTTTCCAGCCTCATGCCGCCGTCACGGCGGACGCGCGACGTCCTCGAAGCGCGGATCCGCGGCGTGCTCGCGGCCGGGCCGCACGAGAACCCGCACCTCCAGATGGTGTTTCAGCCCGTCGTCGACCTGCGCACCGGGCGCATCGCCGGCGCCGAGGCGCTCGCGCGCTTCAAGAGCCCACCCGGTGAGACCTA is a genomic window of Labilithrix sp. containing:
- a CDS encoding DUF4920 domain-containing protein, which produces MFARTSLASLLLVLVACSSPSSPTVEGETPADETPADTEGGRKSPGSTSKGSSGSSANGDKPKGSLETVQAVEVFGGSLAKDVPVVELSTLLREAMKSPDQYRDKTIETTGKVRANCTKKGCWMEVRPADRVDGDAITVRFKDYGFFVPLDSRGHEVRIQGTIRVEIMSPAAVAEAEAEGATVPNKNPDGSANVATFTATGVEMRGRI
- a CDS encoding lamin tail domain-containing protein, with the translated sequence MLHATRRSLRSFLPLALSATALASVAALSQGCGAPAAGSTDGEGSDVSFNTQADAGQDASQDAGAAEAALVFSQVFAGGGMEGAPFKRDFIELFNRSTKAQTLGGLSLQFASGTGEFPATTDGGAPVARLALPASVEVPPGGYVSIALGGDSIGAEAGTGADFAFNLAVALTPTAINLSVTSGKIALVRGNEPLACGTAEKRCATERVVDMIGWGGEEVSDHEGGQPMAALSASTAARRAGNGCVDTNDNGADFAAAAPEPRNAESDPDYCGASAPEPTGDEDPTLQGLVISQVFGGGGLPGSPYKRDYVEVFNASAEPRVLTGLSLQYAAKRSLFVPVTNAQGSTSSVITFPAAKDGKDIVLAPGAYFLVVIGGRDDGDGDELEGNMVVKAGPSALDLDGRAGKIALVRGAEPLRCGTAARRCARDRIVDLVGYGDGASDYEGTGAAPDLADIKAAVRRENGCGDDADNASDFVAGTPAPRNTLTDARPCGVTPTATPIDDAEPESEDEEEADDAPRVKKPAPKAPLAESTPAATSCSIAHGPARGGLMLEVVAVGLALLPLRRRRARD